A genome region from Bacteroides stercoris ATCC 43183 includes the following:
- a CDS encoding efflux RND transporter periplasmic adaptor subunit: protein MKKILFMGVIGLFLLGSCNSKSGEGHNHETEEHAHAGHDHEGHDHENEGPGHHHDDGHHHGEEAVAAHSDEIILPPAKAQAAGVAVSTIEPDVFNQVIKTSGQVMAAQGDESVAVATVAGVVSFHGKVIEGMSVGKDTPLVVLSSKNMADGDPVQRARIAYETARKEYERMKELLPNKIVSEKDFAQARQTYENARISYEAVAKNHSAQGQAVTSPISGYVKNLLVKEGDYVTVGQPLVSITQNRRLFLRADVSEKYYPYLRTIGSANFCTPYNNKVYALKDLNGRLLSYGKASGDNGYYVPITFEFDNKGDIIPGSFVEIFLLSSPMENVISLPHTALTEEQGSFFVYLQVDEEGYKKQLVTLGADNGERVQILSGVKAGDKVVTQGAYQVKLAGATNAIPAHSHEH from the coding sequence ATGAAGAAAATTCTATTCATGGGAGTCATAGGATTATTCCTGTTAGGCTCCTGCAACAGCAAGTCCGGTGAAGGACACAATCACGAAACGGAAGAACACGCCCATGCGGGACATGACCACGAAGGGCACGACCATGAAAACGAAGGTCCCGGACACCACCATGACGACGGACACCACCACGGTGAGGAAGCCGTTGCCGCACATAGCGACGAAATCATATTGCCCCCGGCCAAAGCGCAGGCTGCCGGAGTAGCCGTAAGCACCATCGAACCGGACGTTTTCAATCAGGTGATTAAAACCAGCGGGCAGGTTATGGCCGCACAAGGCGACGAAAGCGTTGCCGTAGCTACCGTGGCAGGTGTCGTTTCTTTTCACGGAAAAGTCATAGAGGGCATGAGTGTCGGCAAAGATACTCCCCTCGTTGTGCTGTCGTCCAAGAATATGGCGGACGGCGACCCCGTACAAAGAGCGCGCATCGCTTACGAAACAGCCCGAAAAGAGTATGAACGGATGAAAGAACTTCTCCCCAATAAAATCGTTTCGGAGAAAGACTTTGCTCAAGCCCGACAGACGTATGAGAATGCCCGTATCAGCTATGAAGCCGTTGCCAAGAACCATTCGGCCCAAGGGCAGGCAGTAACCTCTCCCATCAGCGGATACGTGAAAAACCTGTTGGTAAAGGAAGGCGATTATGTAACCGTGGGACAGCCGCTCGTAAGCATCACTCAAAACCGCAGACTGTTCCTGCGCGCCGATGTTTCGGAAAAATACTATCCGTATCTCCGCACCATCGGTTCCGCCAACTTCTGCACTCCCTACAACAATAAGGTATATGCTCTGAAAGACCTGAACGGCCGCCTGCTCTCTTACGGAAAGGCATCGGGCGACAACGGTTATTATGTGCCCATCACTTTTGAATTCGACAACAAAGGGGATATCATTCCCGGCTCATTTGTCGAGATATTCCTGCTCTCCTCGCCTATGGAGAATGTTATTTCGCTCCCCCATACGGCTCTGACCGAGGAACAAGGCAGCTTCTTCGTATACCTGCAAGTGGATGAGGAAGGATACAAGAAACAACTGGTCACTCTTGGAGCCGATAACGGCGAACGGGTACAAATCCTTTCCGGAGTCAAGGCAGGCGACAAAGTGGTGACTCAAGGCGCTTATCAGGTGAAACTTGCAGGCGCTACCAATGCAATTCCGGCACATAGCCACGAACACTAA
- a CDS encoding RNA polymerase sigma factor, translating into MSQLNDISLVAQVVVFRNTRAFDRLVGKYQSSVRRFFLHLTCGDSELSDDLAQDTFIKAYTNLSSFKNLSSFSTWLYRIAYNVFYDYLRTRKETDSLETLRVDAQYSTQQNDIGRHMDIYRALNMLKETERTCITLFYMEDQSIEKIADITGYPTGTVKSHLSRAKEKMATYLKQNGYDGKQ; encoded by the coding sequence ATGAGTCAGCTCAATGATATATCGTTAGTCGCACAGGTCGTGGTGTTTCGCAACACCAGGGCCTTCGACCGGTTAGTAGGAAAGTACCAGTCGTCCGTACGGCGTTTTTTTCTGCACCTGACTTGTGGCGACAGCGAATTGAGCGATGACCTGGCGCAAGATACATTCATTAAAGCATACACCAATCTCTCCTCATTCAAAAACCTGTCCAGTTTCTCCACCTGGCTCTACCGTATTGCTTATAATGTATTTTATGATTATCTTCGCACCCGTAAGGAGACCGACAGTCTGGAAACACTCCGGGTAGACGCTCAATACAGTACGCAGCAAAACGACATAGGGCGGCACATGGACATTTACCGTGCGCTGAATATGCTGAAAGAAACAGAACGGACCTGTATCACTCTTTTTTATATGGAAGACCAAAGTATAGAGAAGATTGCAGACATTACCGGCTACCCGACAGGAACAGTAAAAAGCCACCTGTCGCGGGCCAAAGAAAAAATGGCTACCTACTTAAAACAAAATGGTTATGACGGAAAACAATGA
- a CDS encoding DUF6249 domain-containing protein gives MIMKRIIFALTTALMLCTLAQGKNRTVTENDSLGNKQRVIELKDTVIDGKAVTDTLSIMTYENSSNSNSESDDDYKHHSSAYDFGWNIGHATRDAVIAITAIVFVFGFPLIIVFIIFFFRYKNRKAKYRLVEQALASGQPLPENLFKEADSTDIRSKGIKNVFVGIGLFIFLWAITEEFGLGCIGLLVMFTGFGQLVIYYTQQDRAPKSNDKSDNARTVFPEKNAEK, from the coding sequence ATGATTATGAAACGCATTATCTTCGCACTGACAACCGCCTTAATGCTTTGCACATTGGCACAAGGAAAGAACCGGACCGTTACGGAGAATGACAGTCTGGGAAACAAACAAAGAGTCATAGAATTGAAGGATACCGTGATTGACGGAAAAGCCGTTACGGACACCCTTAGCATCATGACTTACGAAAACAGTTCAAACAGTAACTCAGAAAGTGACGATGATTACAAGCATCATAGCAGTGCTTACGATTTCGGCTGGAATATCGGACATGCCACGAGAGACGCAGTCATTGCGATTACAGCCATTGTGTTCGTTTTCGGCTTTCCTTTAATCATCGTATTCATCATCTTTTTCTTCCGCTACAAAAACCGGAAGGCCAAATACCGCCTGGTGGAACAAGCATTAGCCAGCGGACAACCGCTGCCGGAAAATCTGTTTAAAGAAGCCGATTCGACAGATATCCGCAGTAAAGGAATCAAGAATGTGTTCGTCGGTATCGGGCTGTTCATATTCCTCTGGGCCATTACCGAAGAATTCGGACTTGGCTGCATAGGCCTGCTTGTCATGTTCACAGGCTTCGGACAGCTCGTCATCTACTATACGCAGCAAGACAGAGCCCCTAAAAGCAATGATAAATCCGATAATGCAAGAACCGTCTTTCCGGAAAAGAATGCAGAAAAATGA
- a CDS encoding DUF5056 domain-containing protein, which translates to MTENNDKLLIDFFAENRQEIPDNGFTRRVMRHLPDRTRRISQVWVTFCFMLALVLFFVFDGLQQVLGTLRETLTAAVQNGVTELDPKSLLVAGIVLLFLLYRKICSLA; encoded by the coding sequence ATGACGGAAAACAATGATAAACTCCTGATTGATTTCTTTGCCGAAAACCGGCAGGAAATACCCGACAATGGCTTCACCCGCCGTGTGATGCGCCATTTGCCCGACCGTACCCGACGGATTTCACAAGTATGGGTTACGTTCTGTTTCATGCTGGCATTAGTGCTGTTCTTTGTTTTCGACGGATTGCAACAGGTATTGGGTACACTTCGTGAAACACTCACCGCCGCTGTTCAAAACGGAGTCACCGAACTTGATCCCAAATCTTTATTGGTTGCAGGCATAGTATTACTCTTCCTGCTCTATCGCAAAATATGTTCATTGGCTTAA
- a CDS encoding methyltransferase RsmF C-terminal domain-like protein, giving the protein MELPVSFADYTRTLLGDEDYKELVTSLESEQSVSIRLNPLKPFAFRSGEHAVPWCTSGFYLEERPTFTFDPLFHAGCYYVQEASSMFVEQALKQYMGEEPVVMLDLCAAPGGKSTHIRSLLPDNSLLIANEVIRNRSQILAENLTKWGHPDVVVTNSDPSDFTPLEDFFDVILTDVPCSGEGMFRKDPVAISEWNPENVEICRQRQRRIIADIWPCLKPGGILIYSTCTYNTKENEENIRWIRDEFGAEVLPLDVAEEWNITGNLLQGESFPVYRFLPHKTQGEGFFLAVLRKPGMSVRNSGDKQLISLAIAPETPGLRVEKSREKGRKVQGKGKQTPGLSKEQLAILQKWIFTADKYEFIQKGGNVSAFPKCYLPELSALQSSLRIVQAGLEIAGQKGKDWIPCHALAVSGILVSDAFPCEEISYEQAIAYLRKEAVTLSDAAPRGVVLLTYKHVPLGFVKNIGNRANNLYPQEWRIRSGYLPETVVKVHS; this is encoded by the coding sequence ATGGAACTACCCGTTTCTTTTGCAGACTATACCCGCACTCTTTTGGGAGATGAGGATTATAAGGAATTAGTGACTTCTCTGGAATCGGAGCAATCCGTCAGCATCCGGTTGAATCCGCTGAAACCTTTTGCTTTCCGCTCCGGAGAACATGCCGTTCCCTGGTGTACTTCCGGTTTTTACCTGGAAGAACGCCCGACATTTACTTTTGATCCCTTGTTCCATGCGGGCTGTTATTATGTACAGGAAGCTTCGTCCATGTTTGTTGAACAGGCTCTGAAGCAGTATATGGGTGAGGAACCGGTAGTGATGCTCGACCTTTGCGCCGCTCCGGGCGGTAAGTCGACGCATATCCGAAGCCTCCTTCCCGACAATAGTCTGCTGATAGCCAATGAGGTTATCCGCAACCGCTCTCAGATACTTGCCGAGAATCTGACCAAGTGGGGGCATCCCGATGTGGTGGTTACCAATAGCGATCCGTCGGACTTTACACCGCTGGAAGATTTCTTCGACGTGATATTGACGGACGTGCCCTGCTCCGGTGAGGGTATGTTCCGCAAAGACCCTGTTGCCATAAGCGAGTGGAACCCGGAGAATGTGGAAATCTGCCGGCAGCGGCAGCGGAGAATTATTGCGGATATCTGGCCTTGTCTGAAACCGGGCGGCATACTGATATATAGCACTTGTACTTATAACACAAAGGAAAACGAAGAAAACATCCGTTGGATAAGGGATGAATTCGGTGCAGAGGTGCTTCCGCTCGATGTTGCGGAAGAGTGGAATATAACGGGTAATTTGTTGCAGGGAGAATCCTTTCCTGTTTATCGTTTCCTGCCTCATAAGACGCAGGGAGAAGGCTTCTTTCTGGCAGTTCTCCGGAAGCCGGGCATGAGCGTCCGAAACTCCGGGGATAAGCAACTCATTTCCCTGGCAATTGCTCCTGAAACTCCAGGGCTCAGAGTAGAAAAGTCCAGGGAAAAAGGACGTAAAGTCCAGGGAAAAGGGAAGCAAACTCCGGGACTTTCCAAGGAGCAGCTTGCGATATTGCAGAAGTGGATTTTTACTGCGGATAAGTATGAGTTTATCCAGAAAGGCGGCAATGTCAGCGCTTTCCCAAAATGTTATCTTCCGGAACTGTCTGCATTGCAGTCGTCCTTACGTATTGTACAGGCTGGATTGGAGATTGCCGGACAGAAAGGCAAGGATTGGATTCCCTGTCATGCCTTGGCTGTGAGCGGGATATTGGTATCGGATGCTTTCCCTTGTGAAGAAATATCGTATGAACAGGCCATTGCCTATTTACGCAAAGAGGCTGTCACCCTTTCGGATGCAGCCCCTCGCGGAGTTGTTTTGCTGACATATAAGCATGTGCCTCTCGGCTTTGTCAAGAATATAGGTAACCGTGCCAATAATCTTTATCCGCAGGAGTGGCGTATCCGTAGCGGCTATTTGCCGGAGACGGTGGTGAAAGTGCATTCTTGA
- a CDS encoding DUF6769 family protein, translated as MKTKRYIAYFLFFISMIMLIVPVIPHHHHEDGIICMKNDLPSDGCCQHQGPCSEHCCCDTGCMTTHFFQQTPNSDNSNLHPCFVWVNTLFTEPLLKLLALPEETGIRQEFVYLESLHGTFITRATGLRAPPSVLA; from the coding sequence ATGAAAACGAAAAGGTACATTGCATACTTTCTGTTCTTCATCAGCATGATTATGCTGATAGTACCTGTCATTCCCCATCATCACCACGAAGACGGCATAATCTGCATGAAAAACGACCTGCCGTCCGACGGGTGCTGCCAGCATCAGGGCCCTTGCAGCGAACATTGCTGCTGCGACACCGGATGTATGACCACCCATTTTTTCCAACAGACACCCAACTCGGACAACAGTAACCTACATCCGTGTTTCGTGTGGGTGAACACATTATTTACCGAACCGCTTCTCAAACTCCTGGCTCTGCCCGAGGAAACGGGTATCAGGCAAGAGTTTGTCTACCTGGAATCTCTTCACGGCACGTTCATCACACGTGCCACAGGGCTTCGTGCGCCCCCTTCCGTCCTTGCTTGA
- a CDS encoding TolC family protein gives MKQLFIFTATILACMGMRAQETGIDSVLRQIEANNKELQANAQLISSQKLKSRTENNLPDPTLSYAHLWDSKNSGKTVGEMVVSQSFDFPTLYITRGKMNRLKTGALDAQAATMRQQILLQAKEVCLDIIMLQHQQELLDARLKNAEELAAMYAKRLATGDANALETNKINLELLNVRTESRMNSTALNNKIKELLVLNSNQPLTPGRPFPDGPTVPTAKALGLTDYPLVPLPTDFHRVCSELLAADPSLQSFDSESAAARKFISASKQGWLPKLELGYRRNTESGHPLNGVVVGFSFPLFSNKGKVKIAKAQAMNIDFQKDNARVKASSELWQLYEEARNLDASMQEYKRTFQEQQDLTLLKQALVGGQISMIEYFVEVSVVYQSKTNLLQLENQYQKAMARIYKNEL, from the coding sequence ATGAAGCAACTATTTATATTCACCGCCACCATCCTCGCCTGCATGGGGATGAGGGCGCAGGAAACCGGCATTGACTCCGTGCTTCGCCAGATAGAAGCCAACAACAAGGAGTTGCAAGCCAATGCACAACTTATCTCATCACAGAAGCTGAAGAGCAGGACCGAAAACAACCTGCCGGATCCCACCCTCTCATATGCCCATCTCTGGGACTCTAAAAACAGCGGCAAAACCGTAGGGGAAATGGTGGTTTCCCAAAGCTTCGACTTTCCCACCTTATACATAACAAGAGGAAAGATGAACCGTCTCAAAACCGGAGCACTGGATGCACAGGCGGCAACCATGCGCCAGCAGATATTGCTGCAAGCCAAAGAAGTGTGCCTGGACATCATCATGCTGCAACACCAGCAGGAGTTGCTCGATGCACGGCTGAAGAATGCAGAGGAGCTGGCCGCCATGTATGCCAAACGGCTGGCTACGGGAGATGCCAATGCCCTGGAAACAAATAAAATCAATCTGGAACTGTTGAACGTACGTACCGAATCGCGCATGAACAGTACTGCCCTGAACAATAAAATCAAGGAACTGCTGGTACTGAACAGCAACCAGCCGCTTACTCCCGGACGTCCCTTCCCCGACGGCCCCACCGTACCTACCGCCAAAGCCCTCGGACTGACGGACTATCCCCTGGTTCCGTTGCCAACCGATTTCCATCGGGTATGCAGCGAACTGCTTGCCGCCGATCCCTCTCTGCAATCATTCGACAGCGAAAGCGCCGCAGCCCGCAAGTTCATCTCAGCAAGCAAGCAAGGGTGGCTGCCGAAACTGGAGTTGGGCTATCGTCGCAATACCGAATCGGGACATCCGCTGAACGGTGTTGTCGTAGGCTTCTCTTTCCCGCTGTTCTCAAATAAAGGAAAAGTGAAGATAGCCAAAGCCCAAGCCATGAACATCGACTTCCAGAAAGATAATGCAAGAGTAAAAGCAAGCTCCGAGTTATGGCAGCTCTACGAAGAAGCCCGTAACCTGGACGCTTCCATGCAGGAATACAAACGGACCTTTCAGGAACAGCAGGACCTGACTTTACTGAAACAGGCTCTTGTAGGCGGACAAATCAGTATGATAGAGTATTTCGTCGAAGTTTCGGTCGTTTACCAAAGCAAAACAAATCTCCTGCAACTGGAAAACCAATACCAGAAAGCAATGGCGCGGATATATAAGAACGAACTGTGA
- the cls gene encoding cardiolipin synthase translates to MGSVRAQSTSDSLVMNYMQDMEIPLTYNNKVELLMTGREKFIDLFETIRHARHHIHLEYFNFRNDSIANALFDLLAEKVKEGVEVRAMFDAFGNWSNNQPLKKHHLQAIKARGIELVKFDPITFPYINHAMHRDHRKIVVIDGKIGYTGGMNIADYYINGLPKIGKWHDIHMHIEGDAVRYLQGIFLTMWNRETGQHIGGPAYFPNLPQFPDSIAEEIAIVDRTPRETPRSISHAYAVSIEAAQKNIQIVNPYFVPTKSIRKAIKKALKKGTEVEIMIPAVSDIPFTPEASFYIAHKLMKRGAKIYLFKDGFHHSKVMMVDSTFCTVGTANLNSRSLRYDYETNAFIFDPSTTNQLNSMFERDKKNSTLLTPEMWKKRSGWKKFLGWVGNLLTPFL, encoded by the coding sequence ATTGGAAGCGTCCGAGCGCAAAGTACCAGCGATTCTCTTGTAATGAACTACATGCAAGATATGGAAATACCGCTGACTTACAACAATAAAGTCGAACTATTGATGACCGGTCGTGAAAAGTTTATTGATTTATTCGAAACTATCCGCCATGCCCGGCACCACATTCATCTGGAATATTTCAATTTCCGTAACGACTCCATCGCCAATGCCCTTTTCGATTTACTGGCAGAAAAGGTAAAAGAAGGTGTAGAGGTACGTGCCATGTTCGATGCGTTCGGCAACTGGTCCAATAACCAGCCGTTGAAAAAACATCATTTGCAGGCGATAAAGGCACGCGGCATCGAACTCGTCAAGTTCGACCCCATCACCTTTCCCTATATCAACCATGCCATGCACCGCGACCACCGGAAGATAGTGGTTATCGACGGAAAAATCGGCTATACGGGCGGGATGAATATTGCCGACTATTACATCAACGGCTTGCCTAAAATCGGTAAATGGCACGACATACACATGCACATAGAAGGGGATGCCGTACGTTACCTGCAAGGTATCTTCCTGACTATGTGGAACAGGGAAACCGGACAACACATCGGCGGTCCGGCATACTTCCCCAACCTGCCCCAATTTCCGGACAGTATAGCCGAGGAGATTGCAATAGTAGACCGCACCCCGCGGGAAACACCCCGGTCTATCAGCCATGCCTATGCCGTTTCGATAGAAGCTGCTCAAAAAAATATCCAGATAGTAAACCCCTACTTCGTTCCGACGAAATCCATCCGTAAGGCTATCAAGAAAGCGTTAAAGAAAGGTACGGAAGTGGAGATTATGATACCGGCTGTATCGGATATTCCCTTTACGCCCGAAGCCTCTTTTTATATCGCACATAAATTGATGAAACGGGGAGCCAAAATTTACTTGTTCAAGGACGGATTTCACCATTCCAAAGTAATGATGGTAGACAGCACTTTCTGTACGGTAGGCACTGCAAACCTCAACAGCCGCAGCTTGCGCTACGATTATGAGACCAATGCTTTCATCTTCGACCCTTCAACAACGAACCAGTTGAACAGCATGTTCGAGAGGGACAAAAAGAACAGTACCTTGCTCACGCCCGAGATGTGGAAAAAGCGCTCCGGCTGGAAAAAGTTTCTCGGCTGGGTAGGAAATCTGCTGACTCCTTTCCTGTAA
- a CDS encoding efflux RND transporter permease subunit — MLNKIIHFSLQNRILVLVASVLLLIGGTYTAMHTEVDVFPDLNAPTVVIMTEANGMAAEEVEQLVTFPVETAVNGATGVRRVRSSSTNGFSVVWVEFDWETDVYLARQIVSEKLAVVSESLPSNVGKPTLGPQSSILGEMLIVGLTADSTSMLDLRTIADWTIRPRLLSTGGVAQVAVLGGDIKEYQIQLDPERMRHYGVTLTEVMNVTREMNLNANGGVLYEYGNEYIVRGVISTDRVEQLAKAVVKLQDGSVQPATSNAPYSASPILLEDIADVRIGAKLPKLGTASERGKPAVLLTVTKQPATSTLELTDKLETSLKDLQKNLPPDVKVSTDIFRQSRFIESSIGNVQKSLFEGGIFVVIVLFLFLANVRTTVISLVTLPLSLIASLLALHYMGFTINTMSLGGMAIAIGSLVDDAIVDVENVYKRLRENRMKPEAERLPILEVVFNASKEVRMPILNSTLIIVVSFVPLFFLSGMEGRMLVPLGIAFIVALAASTVVALTVTPVLCSYLLGKEKIKDEKHSTGDSPVARKMKEWYGAALAFVLGHKKSVLGGTIGLFAVALACFFTLGRSFLPPFNEGSFTINISSLPGISLEESDKMGHRAEELLLSIPEIQTVARKTGRAELDEHALGVNVSEIEAPFELKDRSRSELVADVREKLGTIVGANVEIGQPISHRIDAMLSGTKANIAIKLFGDDLNRMFALGNEIKNTIQDIPGIADLNVEQQIERPQLIIAPKREVLAKYGISLPEFSEFVNVCLAGETVSQVYEKGKSFDLTVRVKDDLRDEMEKIRNLMLDTGNGQKIPLNYVAEVRSAMGPNTISRENVKRKIVISANVADRDLRSVVNDIQERVDASIKLPEGYHIEYGGQFESEQAASRTLALTSFMSIVVIFLLLYHEFRSVKESAIILINLPLALIGGVFALLVTTGEVSIPAIIGFISLFGIATRNGMLLISHYNHLQQEEGYGVYDSVIRGSLDRLNPILMTALSSALALIPLALSGDLPGNEIQSPMAKVILGGLLTSTFLNGFIIPIVYLMMHGKKEEMHP, encoded by the coding sequence ATGTTAAACAAGATAATACATTTCTCTCTTCAGAACCGCATACTGGTGCTGGTGGCATCGGTACTGCTGCTGATAGGCGGTACGTATACCGCAATGCACACGGAAGTGGATGTGTTTCCCGACCTGAATGCGCCAACCGTGGTTATCATGACCGAAGCCAACGGTATGGCAGCCGAGGAAGTGGAACAGTTGGTTACTTTTCCTGTTGAAACGGCTGTAAACGGTGCTACGGGAGTACGACGGGTACGTTCCTCTTCCACCAACGGGTTTTCCGTTGTATGGGTTGAGTTCGACTGGGAAACGGATGTCTACCTGGCACGCCAGATTGTAAGCGAGAAACTGGCGGTTGTCAGCGAGTCCCTTCCCTCCAATGTAGGCAAGCCTACGCTTGGCCCGCAATCGTCTATCTTAGGCGAGATGCTGATTGTAGGACTTACCGCCGACTCGACTTCCATGCTCGACCTGCGCACCATAGCCGACTGGACTATCCGTCCGCGCCTTCTTTCTACCGGCGGCGTGGCGCAAGTTGCCGTACTTGGCGGCGACATCAAAGAGTATCAGATTCAACTCGACCCGGAACGGATGCGGCATTATGGCGTAACCCTTACCGAAGTGATGAACGTTACGCGTGAAATGAATCTGAACGCCAACGGCGGAGTGCTTTATGAATACGGAAACGAATACATCGTGCGCGGTGTCATCTCCACCGACCGGGTGGAGCAACTGGCAAAGGCTGTTGTCAAATTGCAGGACGGCAGTGTCCAGCCCGCAACGTCCAATGCTCCGTATTCCGCTTCCCCCATTTTGCTGGAAGACATTGCCGATGTACGTATCGGAGCCAAACTGCCGAAGCTGGGTACGGCTTCCGAACGCGGCAAGCCCGCCGTACTGCTGACCGTAACCAAGCAACCCGCCACAAGCACGCTTGAACTGACCGACAAACTGGAAACATCCCTCAAGGACTTACAGAAGAACCTGCCGCCCGATGTAAAAGTCAGCACCGATATTTTCAGGCAAAGCCGCTTTATAGAAAGTTCCATCGGCAACGTACAGAAATCACTGTTTGAAGGCGGTATATTCGTTGTTATCGTACTGTTTCTGTTCCTTGCCAACGTACGGACTACCGTAATCTCGCTGGTGACGCTCCCCTTATCGCTGATAGCTTCGCTGCTGGCGTTGCACTATATGGGATTCACCATCAACACAATGAGCCTCGGCGGTATGGCTATCGCCATCGGTTCGCTGGTGGACGATGCCATTGTCGATGTGGAGAACGTGTACAAACGCTTGCGGGAAAACCGGATGAAACCGGAAGCGGAACGCCTGCCGATACTGGAAGTCGTATTCAACGCTTCCAAAGAAGTGCGTATGCCTATCCTGAACTCCACGCTCATCATCGTGGTAAGCTTCGTTCCTCTGTTTTTCCTGAGCGGCATGGAAGGCCGTATGCTTGTACCTTTGGGCATTGCCTTCATCGTGGCATTGGCAGCTTCTACGGTTGTGGCACTGACGGTGACACCTGTATTGTGCTCCTACCTGCTGGGCAAAGAAAAGATAAAAGACGAAAAGCATTCCACCGGCGATTCGCCCGTAGCACGCAAGATGAAAGAGTGGTACGGTGCAGCGCTTGCTTTTGTGCTGGGTCATAAGAAGAGCGTATTGGGCGGAACCATCGGTCTGTTTGCAGTGGCGCTTGCCTGCTTCTTCACATTGGGACGCTCGTTCCTGCCGCCGTTCAACGAAGGTTCGTTCACAATCAACATATCATCCCTGCCGGGCATTTCACTGGAAGAGAGCGACAAGATGGGACATCGTGCCGAAGAACTACTGCTTTCCATCCCCGAAATACAAACCGTAGCCCGCAAGACGGGACGTGCCGAACTGGATGAACATGCCTTAGGCGTGAACGTATCGGAAATCGAAGCTCCGTTCGAGCTGAAAGACCGTTCGCGCAGCGAGCTGGTGGCCGATGTACGTGAAAAGCTGGGTACGATTGTAGGCGCCAATGTGGAAATCGGCCAGCCTATCAGCCACCGTATCGATGCCATGCTGTCGGGTACGAAAGCCAATATAGCCATTAAGCTGTTCGGCGACGATTTGAACCGCATGTTCGCTTTGGGCAATGAGATAAAGAATACCATTCAGGACATTCCCGGCATTGCCGACCTGAACGTGGAGCAACAGATTGAACGTCCGCAGCTTATCATCGCTCCCAAACGGGAAGTGCTTGCCAAATACGGCATCTCCTTACCGGAGTTTTCGGAGTTTGTCAACGTATGCCTTGCCGGCGAAACCGTATCCCAGGTATATGAAAAAGGAAAAAGTTTCGACCTCACCGTACGCGTAAAGGATGATTTGCGGGATGAGATGGAAAAGATACGTAACCTGATGCTCGATACCGGCAACGGACAAAAGATACCGTTGAACTATGTAGCGGAAGTACGCTCGGCAATGGGACCTAACACTATCAGCCGCGAGAACGTGAAACGGAAAATCGTAATCTCCGCCAACGTTGCCGACCGCGACCTGCGCAGCGTGGTAAACGACATACAAGAGCGTGTGGACGCCTCGATAAAACTGCCGGAAGGCTATCACATCGAATACGGCGGCCAGTTTGAAAGCGAACAGGCTGCAAGCCGCACGCTGGCTTTGACTTCATTCATGTCTATCGTAGTGATATTCCTGCTGCTGTACCATGAGTTCCGTAGCGTAAAGGAAAGTGCGATTATCCTTATCAACCTGCCTTTGGCACTGATTGGCGGTGTATTCGCCCTGCTCGTCACAACGGGCGAAGTCAGTATTCCGGCTATCATCGGCTTTATCTCGCTCTTCGGTATCGCCACCCGAAACGGTATGCTGCTCATCAGTCATTACAACCACTTGCAGCAGGAAGAGGGATACGGTGTGTACGACAGCGTGATACGCGGTTCGCTGGACCGTTTGAATCCTATCCTGATGACGGCACTGTCCAGTGCGCTTGCATTGATTCCGTTGGCACTCAGCGGCGACCTGCCCGGCAATGAAATACAAAGTCCCATGGCAAAAGTTATTCTGGGCGGATTGCTGACTTCCACTTTCCTGAACGGTTTCATCATTCCGATTGTTTACCTGATGATGCACGGAAAGAAAGAAGAGATGCATCCGTAA